A section of the Deinococcus multiflagellatus genome encodes:
- the dnaE gene encoding DNA polymerase III subunit alpha — translation MTAPDAAAPHIHLPDGSCCKPKRFAHLHQHTQYSLLDGAAKLKDLLKWAKEVTPEGCTPALAMTDHGNMHGAVHFYNYATGMGVKPIIGYEAYVVPGQGTRRDRTRGQDGEKGIFHLTLLARDFEGYQNLCRLSSRGYTEGYYYKPRIDHELLQEHHKGVIAFSGCLGSEVQQLLLQGREDDAKKRLLWYRELFGENYFIEIQDHGLPEQKKNNPILKAWAQELGIGLVATNDGHYVKKSDATAHETLLAIQTKATLADENRFKFPCDEFYVKDLEEMQRALPVADWGEEPFDNTAMIAELCNVDLPVGKKRVYQMPALPIPEGRTMAEELRVQTYRGTVKRYPGHATENLLRDYAQRSLAALGEDAPAVLQRVDGCDARTCDLETLLTLLAFMGSVWEARGKAAGEKYTKYPALELMEAEAEAGGLPAYAHEDCRKASQKDSDTRIELDPAAPDEETTRAHHKHALVILRRAEYELSVINNMGFPDYFLIVADYINWAKDQDISVGPGRGSGAGSLVAYAMRITNLDPLEFELLFERFLNPDRISMPDFDIDFNDARRGEVIAYVQDKYGEDKVAQIATFGTMASKACLKDVARVMGLEYAKVDKVSKLIPIKFGKSYSLEQAREAVPDIQQLLAEDAQLLEAYEFAQKLEGLTRHASVHAAGVVIGKTQLTDLVPVMRDTSGEGMVCQYDMKAVEDIGLIKMDFLGLRTLSFLDEAKRILKESGTDFEDTYGTFDNIPFDDEKTYALMSRGDTKGVFQLEGAGIADASRRLKPRRLADIIALSALYRPGPMENIPTYVRRHHGLEEVNYERDGFPASAQHLEKILAETYGIPVYQEQIMQIASEVAGFSLGGADLLRRAMGKKDAEEMKRQRQIFVDGAEKNGVPKEEGNKLFDLLDAFANYGFNKCLTGDTRVPVAGGELRRMEDLYREGRQVELPSVNAAYRLELRPTGQFFDNGVKPVFKVKTALGRELTATGNHPLLTLDGWRNVDDLTAGDRIAAPARLPELGTDHWPEHEAGLLGWVLAEGNTCHPCGAYLYSQSEAQVADMVALAGQFPNTRPSVKARPDRHNVHDVYLGTGLRGSAAGKSGVRLWLEGLGLVGVKATEKALPTAAFRLNNASLAVLVGRYWSGDGFLSGPGNTTPYAATASRQLADDLAHVLLRLGMVAKVSEKHFAYARGEDTAGRTGYTVHLVGRRSIDQFLTVVAPHLVGREAQLAALRAYYAGTPQGRETVDTVPASIKARVQTAKQASGLGWREIEAQTGVCTKEFYGAPKAHKKGFRRATIQTLGEFFEDAALLDACSEELYWDTIVSIEPAGEAQTYDLEVPGTHNFVANDLVVHNSHSAAYGVITYQTAWLKANYPVQFMAALLTVERKDSDKVAEYVSDARKMDVRVLPPDINRSAADFAVQGEEILFGLYAIKGLGEAAVQKILEERERAGRFKSLADFCSRLGNKVCNRKAMESLIKSGAFDQFGERNQLMHSLEDALEDAAGAADINAKAQSGMAMMFGMDEVKQERPLRAGIAPFTDLERLSIEKEALGLYISGHPLEQHEGLREAASCRISDLDTWFQTQNVAPGKRIKAVLAGMIESVVKKPTKSGGMMARFILADESGQTELVAFSRAYERIQDKLVNDTPALVIVELESEDGGLRAIAEEVVSVEQLADVPKVMYVTIDLENATPDAVGEFQSVLDEHAGSMPTYLRLETPEQFVLYQLDHGMGSPEAIRVLNQTFPWAEAYLAYDQQTILGRFAPKPPAWMNRQNGGGMRA, via the coding sequence GTGACCGCCCCCGACGCCGCTGCCCCCCACATTCACCTGCCCGACGGCTCCTGCTGCAAGCCCAAGCGCTTCGCCCACCTGCATCAGCACACGCAGTACAGCCTGCTGGACGGCGCGGCGAAACTGAAGGACCTGCTCAAATGGGCCAAGGAGGTCACGCCAGAAGGCTGCACCCCCGCCCTGGCGATGACCGACCACGGCAACATGCACGGGGCGGTGCATTTCTACAACTACGCGACCGGCATGGGCGTCAAGCCGATCATCGGCTACGAGGCGTATGTGGTTCCCGGGCAGGGCACCCGGCGCGACCGCACGCGCGGCCAGGACGGCGAGAAGGGCATCTTTCACCTGACCCTGCTGGCGCGCGACTTCGAGGGTTACCAGAACCTCTGCCGCCTGAGCAGCCGGGGCTATACCGAAGGCTATTACTACAAGCCGCGCATTGACCACGAACTGCTGCAGGAGCACCACAAAGGCGTGATCGCCTTTTCCGGTTGCCTGGGCAGCGAGGTGCAGCAACTGCTGCTGCAGGGCCGCGAGGACGACGCCAAAAAGCGGCTGCTGTGGTACCGCGAGCTGTTCGGGGAAAACTACTTCATTGAGATTCAGGACCACGGGCTGCCGGAACAGAAGAAGAACAACCCCATTCTGAAAGCCTGGGCGCAGGAACTGGGCATTGGCCTGGTCGCCACCAACGACGGCCACTACGTGAAGAAGTCCGACGCCACCGCCCACGAAACGCTGCTGGCCATTCAGACCAAAGCCACGCTGGCCGACGAGAACCGCTTCAAGTTTCCCTGCGACGAGTTCTATGTGAAGGACCTGGAAGAGATGCAGCGCGCCCTGCCAGTGGCTGACTGGGGCGAGGAGCCCTTCGACAACACCGCCATGATTGCCGAGCTGTGCAACGTGGACCTGCCCGTGGGCAAAAAGCGCGTGTACCAGATGCCGGCCCTGCCGATTCCCGAGGGCCGCACCATGGCCGAGGAACTGCGGGTGCAGACCTACCGGGGCACGGTCAAGCGCTACCCCGGCCACGCCACCGAGAACCTCCTGCGCGACTACGCCCAGCGGTCCCTGGCGGCCCTGGGCGAGGATGCCCCGGCGGTGCTGCAACGCGTGGACGGCTGCGACGCCCGCACCTGCGACCTCGAAACGCTGCTGACGCTGCTGGCCTTCATGGGCAGCGTGTGGGAGGCGCGCGGCAAGGCAGCCGGCGAGAAGTACACGAAATATCCGGCGCTGGAACTGATGGAGGCAGAAGCCGAGGCTGGGGGCCTCCCCGCCTACGCCCACGAGGACTGCCGCAAGGCCAGCCAGAAGGACAGCGACACCCGTATTGAACTTGACCCCGCCGCGCCCGACGAGGAAACCACCCGCGCACACCACAAGCACGCCCTGGTCATCCTGCGCCGCGCGGAGTACGAGCTGAGCGTGATCAACAACATGGGCTTCCCCGACTACTTCCTGATTGTCGCGGATTACATCAACTGGGCCAAGGATCAGGACATTTCGGTGGGGCCGGGGCGTGGTTCGGGCGCCGGGTCGCTGGTGGCGTATGCCATGCGGATCACCAACCTCGACCCGCTGGAATTCGAGCTGCTGTTCGAGCGCTTCCTGAACCCCGACCGCATTTCCATGCCCGACTTCGACATTGACTTCAACGACGCCCGGCGCGGCGAGGTCATTGCCTACGTGCAGGACAAGTACGGTGAGGACAAGGTGGCGCAGATTGCCACCTTCGGAACGATGGCCTCCAAGGCGTGCCTGAAGGACGTGGCGCGCGTGATGGGTCTGGAATACGCCAAGGTGGACAAGGTCAGCAAGCTCATTCCGATCAAGTTCGGCAAAAGCTACTCGCTGGAACAGGCGCGCGAGGCGGTGCCGGACATTCAGCAGCTGCTGGCCGAGGACGCCCAACTGCTGGAAGCCTATGAGTTCGCGCAGAAACTCGAAGGGCTGACCCGCCACGCCTCGGTCCACGCGGCGGGCGTGGTGATCGGCAAGACGCAGCTGACCGACCTGGTGCCCGTGATGCGCGACACGTCCGGCGAGGGCATGGTCTGCCAGTACGACATGAAGGCCGTCGAGGACATTGGCCTGATCAAGATGGATTTCCTGGGCCTGCGCACCCTGTCGTTCTTGGACGAAGCCAAGCGCATCCTCAAGGAATCCGGCACCGACTTCGAGGACACGTACGGCACCTTCGACAATATTCCCTTCGACGACGAGAAGACCTACGCCCTGATGAGCCGGGGCGACACCAAGGGCGTGTTTCAGCTCGAAGGCGCCGGGATTGCCGACGCCTCCCGCCGCCTGAAGCCCCGGCGCCTGGCGGACATCATCGCGCTCTCGGCCCTGTACCGCCCGGGGCCGATGGAAAACATTCCTACCTATGTCCGGCGCCACCACGGCCTGGAAGAGGTGAACTACGAGCGCGACGGCTTTCCTGCCAGCGCCCAGCACCTAGAAAAGATCCTGGCCGAAACCTACGGCATCCCCGTGTACCAGGAGCAGATCATGCAGATCGCTTCGGAGGTCGCGGGCTTTAGCTTAGGCGGCGCGGACCTGCTGCGCCGCGCGATGGGCAAGAAAGACGCCGAGGAGATGAAACGCCAGCGGCAGATCTTTGTGGACGGTGCGGAAAAGAATGGCGTGCCCAAAGAAGAAGGGAACAAGCTCTTTGATTTGCTGGATGCCTTTGCAAATTACGGCTTCAACAAGTGTTTGACAGGCGACACGCGCGTGCCCGTAGCCGGCGGCGAGTTGCGCCGCATGGAGGACCTGTACCGCGAAGGCCGGCAAGTTGAGCTCCCCAGCGTGAACGCCGCGTACCGCCTGGAATTGCGCCCCACCGGCCAGTTCTTCGACAATGGCGTAAAACCCGTGTTCAAGGTGAAGACCGCGCTGGGCCGCGAACTGACGGCCACCGGCAACCACCCCCTGCTGACGCTGGACGGTTGGCGCAACGTGGACGACCTGACGGCGGGCGACCGGATTGCCGCACCGGCCCGCCTGCCGGAACTGGGCACCGACCACTGGCCCGAGCACGAAGCGGGCCTGCTGGGCTGGGTGCTGGCCGAAGGCAACACCTGCCACCCCTGCGGCGCCTACCTGTACTCGCAAAGTGAGGCCCAGGTGGCCGACATGGTGGCGCTGGCCGGGCAGTTCCCCAACACCCGGCCCAGCGTGAAGGCCAGACCCGACCGCCACAACGTGCATGACGTGTACCTGGGCACTGGCCTGCGCGGCAGTGCGGCGGGCAAGTCCGGCGTGCGGCTGTGGCTGGAAGGGCTGGGGCTGGTGGGCGTGAAAGCCACCGAGAAGGCGCTGCCCACTGCCGCCTTCCGTCTGAACAACGCTTCTCTGGCGGTGCTGGTGGGCCGCTACTGGTCGGGCGACGGGTTTCTGTCTGGCCCGGGAAACACCACGCCGTACGCCGCCACGGCCTCGCGCCAGCTGGCCGACGATCTGGCGCACGTTCTGCTGCGCCTGGGGATGGTCGCCAAGGTCAGCGAGAAGCACTTTGCGTATGCGCGCGGCGAGGACACCGCTGGCCGCACCGGGTACACCGTGCATCTGGTGGGTCGGCGCTCCATTGACCAGTTCCTCACGGTGGTCGCGCCGCATCTGGTGGGCCGCGAGGCGCAACTGGCCGCGCTGCGCGCCTACTACGCGGGCACCCCGCAGGGCCGTGAGACAGTGGACACCGTGCCCGCCAGCATCAAGGCCCGCGTGCAGACCGCCAAGCAGGCCAGCGGCCTGGGCTGGCGCGAGATTGAAGCGCAGACCGGCGTATGCACCAAGGAGTTTTACGGCGCCCCCAAGGCCCACAAGAAGGGCTTCCGCCGCGCCACGATTCAGACGCTGGGCGAGTTCTTCGAGGATGCCGCGCTGCTGGACGCCTGCTCGGAGGAGCTGTACTGGGACACCATTGTCAGCATTGAACCTGCTGGCGAGGCCCAGACCTACGACCTGGAAGTGCCGGGCACCCACAACTTCGTGGCGAACGATCTGGTGGTGCACAACAGCCACTCGGCGGCGTACGGGGTCATCACCTACCAGACCGCGTGGCTGAAAGCCAACTACCCCGTTCAATTCATGGCCGCGCTTTTAACAGTCGAGCGCAAGGATTCAGACAAAGTCGCGGAATATGTCAGTGATGCCCGCAAAATGGACGTGCGGGTGCTGCCGCCGGACATCAACCGCTCGGCGGCTGACTTTGCGGTGCAGGGTGAGGAGATTCTGTTCGGGCTGTACGCCATCAAGGGCCTGGGCGAGGCCGCCGTGCAGAAGATTCTGGAAGAGCGCGAGCGGGCTGGGCGGTTTAAGTCGCTGGCGGACTTCTGCTCGCGCCTGGGCAACAAGGTGTGCAACCGCAAGGCCATGGAAAGCCTGATCAAGAGCGGCGCCTTTGACCAGTTTGGCGAACGCAACCAGCTGATGCACAGCCTGGAAGACGCCCTGGAAGACGCGGCGGGCGCGGCGGATATCAACGCCAAGGCCCAGAGCGGCATGGCAATGATGTTCGGCATGGACGAGGTGAAGCAGGAGCGGCCCCTGCGCGCCGGCATTGCGCCCTTTACGGACCTGGAACGCCTGAGCATCGAGAAAGAGGCGCTGGGTCTGTACATTTCCGGCCACCCGCTGGAACAGCACGAAGGCCTGCGCGAGGCCGCCAGCTGCCGCATCTCGGACCTGGACACGTGGTTCCAGACGCAGAACGTGGCGCCCGGCAAACGCATCAAGGCGGTGCTGGCGGGCATGATCGAGAGCGTGGTCAAGAAGCCCACCAAATCGGGCGGCATGATGGCCCGTTTCATCCTGGCCGACGAATCCGGGCAGACCGAACTGGTGGCCTTCAGCCGGGCCTACGAGCGCATTCAGGATAAGCTGGTCAACGACACACCCGCCCTGGTGATCGTGGAACTGGAAAGCGAGGACGGTGGCCTGCGCGCCATTGCCGAGGAAGTGGTGAGCGTGGAGCAGCTGGCCGACGTGCCCAAGGTCATGTACGTGACCATTGACCTGGAGAACGCCACGCCTGACGCGGTGGGCGAGTTTCAGAGCGTGCTGGACGAGCACGCGGGGTCCATGCCCACCTACCTGCGCTTGGAGACGCCCGAACAATTCGTGCTGTACCAGCTGGACCACGGGATGGGCAGCCCGGAGGCCATTCGCGTGCTGAACCAGACCTTCCCCTGGGCCGAAGCCTACCTGGCCTACGACCAGCAGACGATCCTGGGCCGCTTTGCGCCCAAGCCGCCGGCATGGATGAACCGCCAGAACGGTGGGGGCATGCGGGCGTGA
- a CDS encoding DUF488 domain-containing protein — MSAPTLWTIGYEDAELHAFLDTLKAAGVTVLVDTRERAQSRRRGYSKTALGQALAEQGMGYRHLRQLGTPPVLRKTYKVDKDFVALKAGYTLHLATQGEALDELGALAARERVALLCYEREAGECHRSLIAGRLQTLGWVGDVVDLVPPRR, encoded by the coding sequence ATGAGCGCCCCGACCCTCTGGACCATTGGCTACGAGGACGCCGAGCTACATGCCTTTCTGGACACGCTGAAGGCGGCAGGCGTGACGGTGCTGGTGGACACCCGCGAGCGCGCCCAAAGCCGCCGCCGGGGCTACAGCAAAACCGCACTGGGGCAGGCGCTGGCTGAACAGGGCATGGGCTACCGGCACCTGCGCCAGCTGGGCACGCCCCCCGTGCTGCGCAAGACGTACAAGGTGGATAAAGATTTTGTCGCGCTGAAGGCGGGGTACACCCTGCACCTGGCGACACAGGGCGAGGCGCTGGATGAACTGGGCGCCCTGGCCGCGCGGGAGCGGGTGGCCCTGCTGTGCTACGAGCGTGAAGCGGGCGAGTGCCACCGCAGCCTGATTGCTGGGCGGTTGCAGACGCTCGGGTGGGTGGGGGACGTGGTGGACTTGGTGCCGCCGCGCCGGTGA